In Desulfomonile tiedjei DSM 6799, a genomic segment contains:
- a CDS encoding ribbon-helix-helix domain-containing protein: protein MKREKLDVITFKVPESLRDAMKGIPNRSEFIRAAVIAALDNICPLCRGTGLIMPNQRPHWEEFVHDHHFEECETCNAVHVVCDRSDNKDLHHHSSD, encoded by the coding sequence ATGAAAAGGGAAAAGCTCGATGTCATCACGTTCAAAGTCCCGGAATCTCTGAGAGACGCAATGAAAGGCATCCCCAACAGATCGGAATTTATACGGGCAGCGGTAATAGCAGCGCTCGATAATATATGCCCTCTCTGCAGGGGAACCGGCCTCATTATGCCGAATCAGCGGCCGCACTGGGAGGAGTTCGTGCATGATCATCATTTTGAGGAATGTGAGACCTGCAATGCCGTCCATGTGGTATGCGATCGGAGCGACAACAAAGACTTGCATCACCATTCGTCGGATTGA
- the galT gene encoding galactose-1-phosphate uridylyltransferase — MAKSEIRQNRLTEEWVIFAPARSKRPHDFIKEKPDGAPLPEYDPDCPFCPGNEDKLSEIFFETKGKGKLPWLTRVIPNKYPALTPTGDAKRHVRGHQIAMPGYGHHEVVIETPVHNRPVAAMSLPEVSSVIETYHMRYRFLTSDRKDMVVIIFRNHGERAGTSVSHPHSQIIAVGATPRHIRYRQHIAEGHYDRWGTCLLCDVVASEVEAGTRVLFENDNFWAFIPYAAEVPFQVWIVPRKHQADFGDVSEEEKSDLAAMLLKVLAILHAKLKNPAYNYVIHSAGTLKSGEPHLHWYLDIRPRLITRAGFEIGSGIGINPSVPEKDAEFLRQSD, encoded by the coding sequence ATGGCCAAAAGTGAAATTCGACAGAACCGATTAACAGAAGAATGGGTCATCTTTGCACCGGCCCGCAGCAAACGTCCCCACGATTTTATCAAAGAAAAACCTGACGGAGCACCTCTCCCCGAGTATGATCCTGATTGTCCCTTTTGCCCGGGAAATGAAGACAAGCTGAGCGAAATTTTCTTCGAGACCAAAGGAAAGGGCAAGTTGCCGTGGCTCACCAGAGTGATTCCCAATAAATACCCTGCCCTCACACCCACAGGTGATGCGAAACGGCACGTTCGCGGCCACCAGATAGCGATGCCGGGGTACGGTCATCATGAGGTGGTTATAGAGACTCCTGTTCACAACCGTCCCGTGGCGGCGATGAGTTTACCGGAAGTCTCGTCGGTTATTGAAACGTACCACATGCGATACCGATTTCTTACGAGCGATCGCAAGGATATGGTTGTGATAATCTTCCGCAATCATGGTGAAAGAGCAGGAACGTCCGTGTCCCATCCCCATTCGCAGATTATTGCAGTTGGAGCGACACCGAGGCACATACGATACAGACAACATATAGCGGAAGGTCATTACGACCGTTGGGGGACCTGCTTGCTATGCGACGTCGTTGCCTCCGAGGTCGAGGCCGGAACCAGAGTTCTTTTTGAAAATGATAATTTTTGGGCCTTCATCCCCTATGCGGCTGAAGTGCCCTTTCAGGTTTGGATAGTGCCTCGAAAGCATCAGGCCGATTTCGGAGACGTTTCGGAAGAAGAAAAATCCGATCTTGCTGCAATGTTGCTGAAGGTTCTCGCCATCCTGCATGCAAAACTGAAGAATCCTGCGTACAATTACGTGATACATTCAGCGGGCACACTTAAATCAGGCGAACCACACCTTCACTGGTATCTCGACATCCGCCCGAGACTAATTACCCGAGCAGGATTCGAGATCGGATCGGGAATCGGCATAAATCCGTCAGTTCCGGAAAAGGACGCCGAGTTTTTGCGACAATCGGATTGA
- a CDS encoding YybH family protein produces MTTEAHKAMEESRLLEAIEGFVQAIRSKDLDGVMSMYAKDVVWFDLMAPLQHEGADAYKKLWEQCFAAYRGPVSIEIRDLSISMGDGVAFSHSLNRMSGTFQDGQILDFWFRWTACFRKIDGRWTITHEHISIPFDLETNKALWELKPQTIS; encoded by the coding sequence ATGACAACCGAAGCACATAAAGCTATGGAGGAGTCCCGGTTATTGGAGGCGATTGAAGGCTTCGTGCAAGCAATCCGCTCCAAGGATCTCGATGGTGTCATGTCCATGTACGCGAAGGACGTAGTATGGTTCGATCTCATGGCGCCATTGCAGCATGAAGGAGCAGACGCATATAAGAAACTTTGGGAACAGTGTTTTGCCGCTTATCGGGGCCCGGTCAGTATCGAGATACGCGATCTCAGCATAAGTATGGGCGATGGTGTGGCATTCAGCCATAGCCTCAATCGGATGAGCGGAACATTTCAAGACGGGCAGATCCTCGATTTCTGGTTCCGCTGGACCGCTTGCTTTCGTAAGATCGACGGCAGATGGACGATCACACATGAGCATATCTCTATACCGTTCGATCTGGAAACGAACAAAGCTCTCTGGGAGCTTAAACCGCAGACAATCTCTTGA
- a CDS encoding metal ABC transporter solute-binding protein, Zn/Mn family, which yields MRTFLGTITLLLIAILTVTLPVNADQKGKVEVFVSLLPAAYFVDRIGGPHVNTNVLVGPGQDPHTFEPTPKLVAKLSGARVLFKMGFPFEESVIKKIGPMFKNLKVVDLQKGIELRTMTEEEEHDHGDSHGHAHDAGEKDPHTWLDPRLAKIQAQTIADTLISLDPANKAVYEKNLADVQKDLDAIDDQLTKALAPIKGKKFFVFHPAYGYFGDAYGLKQVAVQLGGKEPTARQLARLIELAKEDDVKVIFVQPQFSQKTAETLARSIGGAVIPLDDLAPDYLKNLQDMASKLEAALATQKK from the coding sequence ATGCGAACTTTTTTGGGCACAATTACTCTGTTGTTGATAGCCATTTTGACAGTCACTCTGCCTGTCAATGCAGATCAAAAAGGCAAAGTAGAAGTATTCGTCAGTTTGCTGCCTGCAGCATATTTTGTGGACCGGATTGGAGGTCCCCATGTGAACACCAATGTGTTGGTAGGGCCCGGTCAGGATCCCCACACGTTTGAGCCGACCCCGAAACTTGTCGCGAAGCTGTCTGGTGCTCGAGTCCTGTTCAAGATGGGCTTTCCGTTCGAGGAATCGGTCATCAAAAAGATCGGCCCTATGTTCAAGAATCTTAAAGTAGTGGATCTTCAGAAGGGAATTGAACTCAGGACCATGACGGAAGAGGAAGAGCACGATCACGGAGACTCCCACGGTCATGCTCATGATGCCGGGGAGAAAGATCCGCACACATGGCTGGATCCGAGACTTGCCAAGATTCAGGCACAAACTATTGCCGACACACTCATTAGCCTCGATCCCGCCAACAAAGCCGTGTACGAGAAAAATCTGGCAGATGTGCAGAAGGATTTGGATGCGATCGACGATCAATTGACCAAAGCTCTTGCGCCAATAAAGGGTAAGAAATTTTTCGTATTCCATCCGGCATATGGCTACTTTGGGGATGCATACGGATTGAAACAGGTGGCAGTCCAATTGGGTGGAAAAGAACCCACAGCAAGACAACTTGCCAGATTGATCGAATTAGCAAAAGAAGACGACGTGAAGGTCATCTTCGTGCAACCGCAATTTTCGCAAAAAACCGCAGAAACTCTGGCAAGATCCATTGGTGGAGCGGTGATACCTCTTGATGACCTTGCACCGGATTATCTCAAGAACCTGCAGGATATGGCTTCAAAGCTCGAAGCCGCTCTTGCGACTCAGAAGAAGTGA